One Henriciella litoralis genomic window carries:
- the metH gene encoding methionine synthase: MSDTSQASTATFINIGERTNVTGSAKFRNLIKAGDYDAALVVARDQVENGAQIIDVNMDEGMLDGVEAMTTFLNLIAAEPDIARVPVMIDSSKWEVIEAGLKCVQGKAVVNSISLKEGEEKFLEQARKVMSYGAATVVMAFDEVGQADTAERKYEICARAYKLLTEEIGFPPEDIIFDPNIFAIATGIEEHDNYAVDFIEACKRIRANLPHCHISGGLSNVSFSFRGNEPVRRAMHSVFLYHAIPAGLDMAIVNAGQLDIYDDIEPELRELVEDVILNRRPDGTERLLEIAERYRGQKGKVQEKDTAWRDLPVEKRLEHALVRGITEFIVEDTEEVRLKKDRPLHVIEGPLMDGMNIVGDLFGSGKMFLPQVVKSARVMKAAVAHLMPFMEKEKEELGLVDQSNGKVILATVKGDVHDIGKNIVGVVLGCNGYDIIDLGVMVPAEKILEAAIEHQADMIGLSGLITPSLDEMVFVAAEMQRLGIDLPLLIGGATTSPAHTAVKIDPVRNNAPVIHVLDASRAVGVVSALMNEGERETLWGTTKARYERIRESRAGGPPTPRLPIGEARKKGFTATEPSAPAPTFTGVKTFEDFDLSALARYIDWTPYFASWDLAGRYPQILEDKVVGEAASDLWRDTQTMMQRLVGEAWFKPKAVIGFWGAERDGDDIKLDTGDTLYTLRQQMVKTNERPNLALADYIAAKGDHIGAFCVTSGAEADAISKAFKDKGDDYSAIMVQALADRFAEAMAEYMHEQVRKSLWGYDPDEAFDNEDLVKEKYRGIRPAPGYPAQPDHTEKELIFKLLEAEERIGVSLTSSFAMSPAPSVSGLYFAHPESAYFAVGRIERDQVADYAARKGWDQRKAERWLAPILNYDPFATASDEAA; the protein is encoded by the coding sequence ATGTCAGATACGTCACAAGCCTCCACCGCCACATTCATCAATATCGGTGAACGGACCAACGTCACCGGATCGGCGAAATTCCGTAACCTCATCAAGGCGGGCGACTATGACGCCGCCCTCGTTGTGGCGCGCGACCAGGTCGAGAATGGCGCGCAGATCATCGATGTGAACATGGATGAGGGCATGCTGGACGGCGTCGAGGCCATGACGACCTTCCTCAACCTGATTGCCGCTGAGCCGGATATCGCCCGCGTGCCCGTGATGATCGACAGCTCCAAATGGGAAGTGATCGAGGCCGGCCTGAAATGCGTTCAGGGCAAAGCCGTCGTGAACTCCATCTCGCTGAAAGAAGGCGAAGAGAAATTCCTCGAACAGGCCCGCAAGGTCATGTCCTATGGCGCCGCCACCGTCGTCATGGCGTTTGATGAGGTCGGACAGGCCGACACCGCAGAGCGCAAATACGAAATCTGCGCGCGTGCCTACAAACTGCTGACCGAAGAGATCGGCTTCCCACCAGAAGACATCATCTTCGACCCGAACATCTTTGCCATCGCGACCGGCATTGAAGAACACGACAATTACGCCGTCGACTTCATCGAGGCCTGCAAGCGCATCCGCGCAAACCTGCCCCATTGTCATATCTCTGGCGGTCTTTCGAACGTCTCATTCTCGTTCCGCGGCAATGAGCCGGTGCGCCGCGCCATGCACTCGGTCTTCCTCTACCATGCCATCCCGGCCGGCCTCGACATGGCCATCGTCAATGCCGGTCAGCTCGACATCTATGACGATATCGAGCCTGAGCTGCGCGAACTGGTCGAGGACGTCATCCTCAACCGCCGCCCCGACGGCACCGAGCGCCTGCTCGAGATCGCAGAGCGCTATCGCGGCCAGAAGGGCAAGGTTCAGGAGAAGGACACCGCCTGGCGGGACCTGCCCGTCGAAAAACGCCTCGAACATGCCCTGGTGCGCGGCATCACCGAATTCATCGTTGAGGACACCGAAGAGGTTCGCCTCAAGAAAGACCGTCCGCTCCACGTCATCGAAGGCCCGCTGATGGACGGCATGAATATCGTCGGGGACCTGTTCGGCTCCGGTAAGATGTTCCTGCCACAGGTCGTGAAATCGGCCCGCGTCATGAAAGCTGCCGTCGCCCATTTGATGCCCTTCATGGAGAAGGAAAAGGAAGAGCTCGGCCTCGTCGACCAGTCAAATGGCAAGGTCATTCTCGCCACCGTCAAAGGCGACGTCCACGATATCGGCAAGAACATTGTTGGCGTGGTGCTCGGCTGTAACGGCTATGACATCATCGACCTTGGCGTCATGGTCCCGGCGGAAAAAATCCTCGAAGCCGCAATTGAGCATCAAGCCGACATGATCGGCCTCTCTGGCCTCATCACGCCGAGCCTCGATGAAATGGTCTTCGTTGCCGCAGAGATGCAACGCCTCGGCATTGACCTGCCGCTGCTGATCGGCGGCGCAACCACATCGCCGGCCCACACCGCCGTCAAGATTGACCCGGTCCGCAACAACGCCCCCGTCATCCATGTGCTGGACGCCAGCCGCGCCGTCGGTGTCGTCTCCGCCCTGATGAATGAAGGTGAGCGCGAAACCCTCTGGGGCACCACCAAGGCCCGCTATGAGCGTATCCGCGAAAGCCGCGCCGGTGGTCCACCAACCCCGCGCCTGCCGATTGGCGAGGCCCGCAAGAAAGGCTTCACTGCCACCGAACCATCGGCCCCGGCCCCGACCTTCACAGGCGTGAAGACGTTCGAGGATTTCGACCTCTCGGCGCTCGCGCGCTACATCGACTGGACGCCCTATTTCGCCAGCTGGGATCTTGCCGGCCGCTACCCGCAAATCCTTGAGGACAAGGTCGTCGGCGAAGCCGCATCAGACCTCTGGCGCGACACCCAGACCATGATGCAGCGCCTTGTCGGCGAAGCCTGGTTCAAGCCAAAAGCCGTGATCGGCTTCTGGGGCGCTGAGCGCGACGGCGACGACATCAAGCTGGACACCGGCGACACGCTCTACACGCTCCGCCAGCAAATGGTGAAAACCAATGAGCGGCCAAATCTCGCCCTGGCTGACTATATCGCCGCCAAGGGCGACCATATCGGCGCGTTCTGCGTGACGTCCGGCGCCGAGGCCGATGCCATCTCGAAAGCGTTCAAGGACAAGGGCGACGATTATTCCGCCATCATGGTCCAGGCGCTAGCTGACCGCTTTGCCGAAGCCATGGCCGAATACATGCACGAGCAGGTCCGCAAATCCCTCTGGGGCTACGACCCGGATGAGGCCTTCGACAATGAGGACCTCGTCAAGGAAAAGTATCGCGGCATCCGCCCGGCCCCCGGCTATCCGGCCCAGCCGGACCACACCGAAAAAGAGCTGATCTTCAAGCTGCTCGAAGCCGAAGAGCGCATCGGCGTGTCACTGACCTCAAGCTTCGCGATGAGCCCGGCGCCGTCTGTCTCGGGGCTCTATTTTGCCCACCCGGAAAGCGCCTATTTCGCCGTTGGCCGGATCGAACGCGACCAGGTCGCCGACTATGCCGCCCGCAAAGGCTGGGACCAACGCAAGGCCGAACGCTGGCTCGCCCCAATCCTCAATTACGACCCTTTCGCCACTGCGAGCGACGAAGCGGCATAA
- a CDS encoding pyridoxamine 5'-phosphate oxidase family protein has translation MGKTYDKLDDKLIAFIEAQKMFFVATAPRSDDGHVNVSPKGYDSFVVIDNETVAWLDLGGSGIETMAHLNENGRITIMFCAYEGAANIVRLYGKGEAVQFDDPRFPGLLKLFPAFDKARAIITVKLDRISDSCGWGVPFYEFKGEREQLRRYADNPRTDGRTWEQRWREGNATSIDGLPGITSETSS, from the coding sequence ATGGGAAAGACCTATGACAAGCTCGATGACAAGCTGATCGCTTTCATCGAAGCGCAAAAGATGTTCTTCGTGGCCACCGCGCCGCGATCCGATGACGGCCACGTCAATGTCAGCCCCAAAGGGTATGACAGCTTCGTCGTCATCGACAACGAAACCGTCGCCTGGCTCGACCTAGGCGGCTCCGGCATCGAGACCATGGCGCACCTGAATGAGAATGGTCGCATCACCATCATGTTTTGCGCCTATGAGGGCGCCGCAAACATCGTCCGCCTCTATGGCAAAGGCGAAGCAGTCCAGTTTGACGATCCGCGCTTTCCAGGCCTGCTCAAACTCTTCCCGGCCTTCGACAAGGCCCGCGCCATTATAACCGTCAAACTCGACCGCATCTCAGACAGCTGCGGCTGGGGTGTGCCCTTCTATGAGTTCAAGGGCGAGCGAGAGCAGCTCAGGCGTTATGCCGACAACCCACGCACCGATGGACGGACATGGGAACAACGCTGGCGCGAAGGCAATGCGACCAGCATCGACGGCCTTCCAGGCATCACCTCGGAGACATCCTCATGA
- a CDS encoding homocysteine S-methyltransferase family protein yields the protein MTRTERLAALEAEAQKRILILDGAMGTMLQKHNFSEEDFRGERFADWDTSVRGNNDLLNLTQPDAVRSVHKAFIEAGADFIETNTFSTTTIAMADYHMQDIAPELAEAGARLAREAADAAGRPVAVLGAFGPTNKTLSLSPNVNDPGFREVTFDDVRTAYHQQAVAMAPHIDFFLIETVFDTLNAKAAIKAVLDYRAETGDNIPVIISGTITDASGRTLSGQTAEAFWHSVRHAKPWAIGLNCALGAKLMRPHIASISKVADTRVIAYPNAGLPNEFGEYDELPEQTAAQVQEWATSGLVNVLGGCCGTTPPHIGAIAKAVTGKPPRAIPTPETAMRLSGLEPFVLAS from the coding sequence ATGACACGTACCGAACGCCTCGCCGCCCTCGAAGCCGAAGCGCAAAAGCGCATCCTGATCCTCGACGGCGCCATGGGCACCATGCTCCAGAAGCATAATTTCTCCGAGGAAGATTTCCGCGGTGAGCGCTTTGCTGACTGGGACACATCCGTGCGCGGCAACAACGACTTGCTGAACCTCACGCAGCCAGATGCTGTGCGGAGCGTCCACAAAGCCTTCATCGAGGCTGGCGCTGATTTCATCGAGACGAACACGTTCAGCACCACAACCATCGCGATGGCCGACTATCACATGCAGGACATCGCGCCGGAGCTTGCCGAAGCTGGCGCGCGCCTTGCCCGCGAGGCCGCCGACGCTGCCGGCCGCCCGGTTGCCGTGCTCGGCGCATTTGGCCCGACCAACAAGACGCTATCCCTCTCGCCGAATGTGAACGATCCGGGCTTCCGGGAAGTCACCTTTGATGACGTGCGCACAGCCTATCATCAGCAGGCCGTCGCCATGGCGCCGCACATCGACTTCTTCCTGATCGAGACGGTGTTCGACACGCTGAACGCCAAGGCCGCGATCAAAGCCGTTTTGGATTACCGGGCCGAGACCGGTGACAATATCCCCGTCATCATCTCCGGCACGATTACCGACGCCTCCGGCCGCACGCTTTCAGGCCAGACCGCAGAAGCCTTCTGGCATTCAGTGCGCCACGCCAAGCCTTGGGCCATCGGTCTCAATTGTGCGCTCGGTGCCAAGCTGATGCGCCCGCACATCGCCTCGATCTCCAAAGTCGCCGATACGCGCGTCATCGCTTATCCGAATGCCGGTCTGCCGAATGAGTTCGGCGAATATGATGAGCTGCCTGAACAAACAGCGGCGCAGGTCCAGGAATGGGCAACGTCTGGCCTCGTCAATGTACTTGGCGGCTGCTGCGGCACCACGCCGCCGCATATCGGCGCGATTGCGAAAGCTGTTACAGGCAAACCGCCACGTGCTATCCCTACCCCGGAAACGGCCATGCGCCTGTCGGGTCTGGAGCCGTTCGTGCTGGCAAGCTGA
- the metF gene encoding methylenetetrahydrofolate reductase [NAD(P)H] yields the protein MSDLAIAARQTGTRPHVSFEFFPPKNETMDERLWECVRRLEPMQPDFVSVTYGAGGSTRTRTHDTVSRLANETSLTAAAHLTCVSATKDDVLQTAEDYWQAGVRHIVALRGDSPDGMGQPWRQTDGGFKNVIELVEALRAHRPDLGKVFEVSVACYPEPHPDSRGWDFDLAHLKAKQDAGADRAITQFFFEPQIYFEFLDRARNAGITMPIVPGIMLQPNFNGLKKISNLCQATLPDWLHQLYEGLEDDASTRDLITANVAAELCHKLADGGVSQFHFYTLNRANLALSTCHLLGLKPAREAEAA from the coding sequence ATGAGCGACCTCGCAATTGCCGCCCGCCAGACGGGCACGCGCCCACATGTATCATTTGAGTTCTTCCCGCCGAAGAACGAGACCATGGACGAACGCCTCTGGGAGTGCGTCCGCCGTCTTGAGCCGATGCAGCCGGACTTTGTCTCGGTGACCTATGGCGCTGGCGGCTCAACCCGCACACGCACGCATGACACCGTATCGCGTCTTGCAAACGAAACCTCTCTGACAGCGGCGGCGCACCTCACCTGCGTCAGCGCGACGAAAGACGACGTGCTGCAGACCGCAGAAGATTACTGGCAGGCAGGCGTCCGGCATATCGTGGCCCTTCGCGGCGACTCGCCAGATGGAATGGGTCAGCCATGGCGCCAGACCGATGGCGGCTTCAAGAATGTCATAGAGCTGGTCGAAGCCCTCCGTGCGCACCGGCCAGACCTTGGCAAGGTCTTCGAAGTGTCCGTCGCCTGCTACCCGGAGCCTCACCCCGACAGCCGCGGCTGGGATTTTGATCTCGCGCACCTCAAAGCCAAGCAGGACGCTGGCGCAGACCGGGCCATCACGCAGTTCTTCTTTGAGCCGCAAATCTATTTCGAATTCCTCGACCGGGCCCGTAATGCCGGCATCACCATGCCGATCGTGCCGGGCATCATGCTGCAGCCGAATTTCAACGGCCTGAAGAAGATCTCCAATCTCTGTCAGGCGACCCTGCCGGACTGGCTACACCAGCTCTATGAAGGGCTTGAAGATGATGCCAGCACACGAGACCTCATCACGGCCAATGTTGCAGCAGAGCTTTGCCACAAGCTGGCGGATGGCGGCGTTTCGCAATTCCACTTCTACACGCTGAACCGGGCCAATCTCGCCCTCTCCACTTGCCACCTGCTCGGGCTGAAACCCGCCCGCGAAGCTGAGGCCGCCTGA
- a CDS encoding ArsR/SmtB family transcription factor, producing the protein MSVSAEIIVEALRAAGEPTRLRILSLLRHGDLAVGELVTVLGQSQPRLSHHLKALTAAGLTERLPEGAWVFYRLTTEGWARALLNGLFDQIDETSGDFPDDLERLDAVRRTRQASAETYFSSIATDWDRIRAMHYPEQLIEAAILKLAGPGPFRRVVDLGTGTGRMLTLFGDRAHEAEGLDLSHQMLTLARSNLAEAGIAGVRVRQGDATSTPFASASADVVIVHQVLHYLEEPERVLKEASRILTPGGQLIVVDFARHDHEFMREEFGHHRLGIRQDNMSNWAAQAGLQLNEPLRFDPPSDLEKGIAVLIWSGLKPALKKEAAA; encoded by the coding sequence ATGAGTGTAAGCGCAGAGATAATCGTTGAAGCCTTGAGGGCGGCAGGTGAGCCGACCCGTCTGCGTATCCTGTCGCTGCTGCGCCACGGAGACCTTGCCGTTGGCGAACTGGTAACTGTCCTCGGGCAAAGCCAGCCGCGTCTCTCTCATCACCTGAAAGCGCTGACCGCTGCGGGCCTGACAGAGCGCCTGCCAGAAGGGGCGTGGGTGTTCTACAGACTCACGACGGAGGGCTGGGCGCGCGCCCTGCTGAACGGTCTTTTCGATCAGATCGATGAGACATCAGGTGACTTTCCAGACGATCTTGAACGGCTCGACGCGGTTCGGCGCACACGGCAGGCCTCAGCCGAGACCTATTTCAGCTCGATCGCCACCGACTGGGACCGCATCCGCGCCATGCACTATCCGGAACAGCTGATCGAAGCGGCCATCCTGAAACTTGCCGGGCCAGGCCCCTTTCGCCGTGTCGTCGATCTCGGCACCGGGACCGGGCGCATGCTGACCCTGTTCGGAGATCGCGCGCACGAGGCTGAAGGCCTTGATCTGTCCCACCAGATGCTCACCCTCGCCAGGTCCAATCTCGCAGAAGCCGGCATCGCCGGGGTCCGCGTGCGTCAGGGCGATGCAACCTCAACACCGTTTGCCTCCGCCAGCGCTGACGTCGTTATCGTACACCAGGTGCTGCATTACCTCGAAGAACCTGAGCGTGTGCTGAAGGAAGCCAGCCGCATTCTGACGCCCGGCGGCCAACTCATCGTCGTCGATTTCGCCCGCCATGATCACGAGTTCATGCGTGAGGAATTCGGACACCACCGCCTTGGCATCCGCCAGGATAATATGTCGAACTGGGCCGCGCAGGCCGGACTGCAGCTGAATGAACCGCTGCGCTTCGATCCGCCATCGGACCTGGAAAAAGGAATTGCCGTTCTGATCTGGAGCGGTCTCAAACCTGCTTTGAAGAAGGAGGCTGCCGCATGA
- a CDS encoding MlaA family lipoprotein translates to MIRLALAAAAAFSMTACATSTQDSSSSGVYDPFEGFNRNVYAFNEVVDKAALEPTARAYRAITPGFFRDGVNNFLSNLGQPVVFVNSVLQANPDASADTLGRFLINTTVGIGGIFDVASTLGVEKHNEDFGQTLGVWGVEEGPYLMLPLLGPSNLRDTAGMVTDRAFDPLTWTEFDDPDLDEQIAVGRTVVGAIAARERFIEAIETLRSQPEPYVALRRNYTTQRQAAVRNGQIEADPYKDLPDFDAFMDEDEDASASDN, encoded by the coding sequence ATGATCAGATTAGCACTGGCCGCCGCGGCCGCATTCTCGATGACGGCCTGTGCCACCTCTACGCAGGACTCCTCCAGCTCAGGCGTGTATGACCCGTTCGAAGGCTTCAACAGAAATGTCTATGCTTTCAACGAGGTGGTCGACAAGGCCGCTCTGGAGCCGACGGCTCGCGCCTATCGCGCCATAACACCAGGCTTCTTCCGTGATGGGGTCAACAACTTCCTTAGCAATCTGGGGCAGCCTGTTGTGTTCGTGAACTCCGTCCTGCAGGCCAATCCAGACGCGTCGGCCGACACGCTCGGACGTTTTCTGATCAATACGACTGTTGGAATTGGCGGTATTTTCGATGTGGCCTCTACGCTGGGCGTTGAGAAGCACAATGAAGACTTTGGTCAGACGCTTGGCGTGTGGGGGGTAGAAGAAGGCCCCTATCTGATGCTTCCGCTCCTCGGACCGAGCAATCTACGGGATACGGCGGGTATGGTGACGGACCGGGCTTTCGATCCGCTGACATGGACCGAATTCGACGATCCTGACCTTGATGAACAGATTGCGGTTGGCCGGACGGTTGTCGGGGCGATTGCCGCGCGGGAACGTTTCATCGAAGCGATCGAAACCCTTCGTTCGCAGCCCGAACCCTACGTCGCGCTGCGGCGTAATTATACAACCCAGCGCCAAGCCGCTGTGCGAAATGGCCAGATTGAGGCGGACCCCTACAAAGATTTGCCCGATTTTGATGCTTTCATGGATGAAGACGAAGATGCGTCAGCGTCCGATAATTAA
- a CDS encoding MlaC/ttg2D family ABC transporter substrate-binding protein, translated as MKFRSTILAATAMLAVSSPAFADAKTEAFVTQNANEVLKALNDPSLDADGRTALFSQYMEKFTDLDAVARFVIGKYARRFTPEELKRYQDAFRTYGLAIYENQLDDYRGNDVVVTGSVDRTANDSVVDTKIERSDGREMDVRWRVLKRNGEYQVVDVALEMDGNLIWLAIEQQAQFLSLLDRTNGSADALIAKIEAMTAKQESERRS; from the coding sequence ATGAAATTCCGCAGTACAATACTTGCAGCAACGGCGATGCTGGCAGTTTCCTCCCCTGCCTTCGCAGACGCGAAAACAGAAGCATTCGTCACCCAGAACGCCAATGAAGTGCTGAAGGCGCTGAATGATCCATCGCTGGATGCTGATGGGCGCACCGCGCTTTTCAGCCAGTATATGGAGAAGTTCACAGATCTTGATGCTGTGGCGAGATTCGTGATCGGCAAGTATGCACGTCGCTTCACGCCTGAAGAGCTTAAACGCTATCAGGATGCTTTCCGCACCTATGGGCTGGCGATCTATGAAAACCAGCTTGATGACTATCGCGGAAATGATGTGGTGGTGACCGGCTCGGTCGATCGGACAGCGAATGACTCGGTGGTCGATACAAAGATTGAGCGTAGCGATGGACGCGAGATGGATGTTCGCTGGCGCGTGCTCAAGCGCAATGGCGAGTATCAGGTTGTTGATGTCGCGCTCGAGATGGACGGCAATCTGATCTGGCTGGCGATTGAGCAACAGGCGCAATTCCTGTCGCTTCTGGACCGGACCAATGGATCGGCTGACGCCCTCATTGCCAAGATTGAAGCCATGACAGCCAAGCAGGAAAGCGAACGCCGCAGCTAG
- a CDS encoding PRC-barrel domain-containing protein produces MKKLMITAAASALMLGAAACSDGDVKTSDASYDSQTTETAEMTDANDTDIMMDDADVVDVETVYLASGELSAGELIGAEVMGVDGEKIATLDDLLINPDGSIDTVVFRSGDFVDLIGTKGALAYDQLDLTMTDDNEPGFTVGMTEDAIQQVAEFDQDGLNDYRLASEMIGTQADFLNSDESVRINDIIITPEGEAKYAVVSESALPGDERQLAFDRISVEQGDGGSIVIDASAEDFDMMPIFKYDRDDD; encoded by the coding sequence ATGAAGAAACTCATGATAACTGCCGCCGCATCCGCCCTTATGCTTGGTGCCGCCGCATGTTCGGACGGCGACGTGAAGACGAGCGATGCAAGCTACGATTCCCAGACGACCGAAACCGCCGAAATGACTGATGCCAACGACACGGACATCATGATGGACGACGCTGATGTCGTGGACGTTGAAACGGTTTATCTCGCCTCAGGCGAACTGAGCGCCGGCGAGCTTATCGGTGCTGAAGTGATGGGCGTCGATGGCGAAAAGATCGCCACACTCGATGACCTGCTCATCAATCCCGACGGTTCGATTGATACGGTCGTCTTCCGCAGCGGTGACTTTGTTGACCTTATCGGCACAAAAGGCGCGCTGGCCTATGATCAGCTCGACCTGACGATGACTGACGACAATGAGCCTGGCTTTACTGTCGGCATGACCGAAGACGCGATCCAGCAAGTCGCCGAGTTTGATCAGGATGGCCTGAACGACTACCGCCTGGCTTCGGAGATGATCGGCACACAGGCTGACTTCCTGAATTCAGACGAATCCGTCCGCATCAACGACATTATCATCACCCCTGAAGGCGAAGCGAAATACGCCGTTGTCAGCGAATCTGCCCTGCCGGGCGACGAACGCCAGCTTGCTTTCGACCGCATCTCGGTCGAGCAGGGTGACGGTGGTTCAATCGTGATCGATGCTTCGGCTGAGGACTTCGACATGATGCCAATCTTCAAATATGATCGTGACGACGACTAG
- a CDS encoding S-(hydroxymethyl)glutathione dehydrogenase/class III alcohol dehydrogenase produces the protein MKTRAAVAFEAKKPLEIVEVDLEGPKDGEVLVEIMATGICHTDAYTLDGLDSEGIFPSILGHEGAGIVREVGKGVTSVKPGDHVIPLYTPECRQCKSCLSGKTNLCTAIRATQGKGVMPDGTSRFSYKGQPIYHYMGCSTFSNFTVLPEIAVAKIRDDAPFDKACYVGCGVTTGVGAVVNTAKVQVGDNVVVFGLGGIGLNVLQGAKMAGADKIIGVDINNSKKEWGEKFGMTHFVNPKETKDVVAHLVELTDGGADYSFDCTGNTDVMRQALECCHRGWGTSVIIGVAEAGKEISTRPFQLVTGRNWRGTAFGGAKGRTDVPKIVEWYMNGKIQIDPMITHVMKLDQINDAFDLMHAGESIRSVVVY, from the coding sequence ATGAAAACGCGCGCCGCCGTCGCCTTTGAAGCCAAGAAACCACTGGAAATCGTGGAAGTGGACCTTGAGGGGCCAAAGGATGGTGAAGTGCTTGTCGAGATCATGGCGACAGGCATCTGCCACACAGACGCCTATACGCTCGATGGGCTTGATTCAGAAGGTATTTTCCCGAGCATCCTGGGCCATGAAGGCGCCGGAATTGTGCGCGAGGTCGGCAAGGGCGTGACCAGTGTGAAGCCTGGCGATCACGTGATTCCGCTCTACACGCCGGAATGCCGCCAGTGTAAAAGCTGCCTCTCCGGCAAGACCAATCTTTGTACCGCAATCCGCGCGACGCAGGGCAAAGGCGTGATGCCAGACGGGACCAGCCGCTTCTCTTACAAGGGCCAGCCGATCTACCATTATATGGGCTGCTCGACTTTCTCGAATTTTACAGTGCTGCCTGAGATTGCGGTCGCGAAAATCCGCGATGACGCGCCTTTCGACAAGGCTTGTTATGTCGGTTGCGGCGTGACGACCGGCGTTGGCGCGGTGGTCAACACCGCCAAGGTGCAGGTCGGCGATAATGTCGTCGTCTTCGGTCTCGGCGGGATCGGTCTCAATGTGCTGCAGGGCGCGAAGATGGCAGGCGCCGACAAGATCATCGGCGTCGACATCAACAATTCCAAGAAGGAATGGGGCGAGAAGTTCGGCATGACCCATTTCGTCAATCCGAAAGAGACCAAGGACGTTGTCGCGCATCTGGTCGAGCTGACCGATGGTGGCGCGGATTATTCGTTCGATTGTACCGGCAATACCGATGTGATGCGTCAGGCGCTGGAATGCTGCCATCGAGGCTGGGGCACGTCGGTCATTATCGGCGTGGCCGAAGCCGGCAAGGAAATCTCGACGCGGCCCTTCCAGCTCGTCACGGGGCGCAACTGGCGGGGCACGGCCTTTGGCGGCGCGAAGGGGCGCACCGATGTGCCGAAGATCGTCGAGTGGTACATGAACGGCAAGATCCAGATCGACCCGATGATCACCCACGTCATGAAGCTCGACCAGATCAATGATGCATTTGATCTGATGCATGCGGGCGAGAGCATTCGAAGCGTGGTGGTGTACTAA